In Carya illinoinensis cultivar Pawnee chromosome 9, C.illinoinensisPawnee_v1, whole genome shotgun sequence, the following are encoded in one genomic region:
- the LOC122275105 gene encoding epoxide hydrolase B-like, whose product MEKIQHSHIQVRGLKLHVAEINVTGEKVVVFLHGFPEIWYTWRHQMIATANAGYRAIAIDFRGYGLSEQPPESEKATFKDLVDDVHGLLDSSGIDKKPSTQRWSTETFMTVDLNREKDMVWEESASMRAGLLG is encoded by the coding sequence atggaaaagatcCAGCACAGCCACATACAAGTCAGAGGACTAAAGCTTCATGTAGCCGAGATTAATGTAACCGGTGAAAAGGTAGTGGTGTTCTTGCATGGGTTCCCAGAAATATGGTATACATGGAGGCACCAGATGATTGCTACTGCAAATGCTGGGTACCGAGCAATAGCCATAGATTTCAGGGGCTATGGACTGTCTGAGCAGCCTCCTGAGTCGGAGAAAGCCACTTTCAAAGACCTTGTTGATGATGTTCATGGCCTTCTTGATTCTTCGGGAATCGATAAGAAACCGAGCACACAACGGTGGAGCACAGAGACTTTTATGACCGTGGATTTAAACCGAGAGAAGGACATGGTCTGGGAGGAATCTGCGTCGATGAGAGCCGGTTTGCTCGGAtaa